The window ACATAAGGCATGTAAGGCTAGAAGAAGCTCGTGACTTAATTAATAATACGGATTATAACATCTCTCAAATAGTCTATTCTATTGGCTTTAGTAGCAGAAGTTACTTTTCAAAAATATTTAAAAAGAAATATGGAATTAGCCCAAGTAAGTTTTTAAAAAACAAGCAAAACGTAACAATTAAAGCTTCTTAACCTTAATTTGATACTATTTTTTGAATATTAAATTTAGTTCTATAGGGTTTTGAAATTAAATATTTAATTTCCTCTAAACTTGTTTTTTTATTCAACCATTTATTTTTAAAAATACCTGGTATTTGTAATGGCATTACATCATATATATTATTTATTGAGTTTAATTTCTTATTTGCGTCTGTGTTAATTATAGAACATGTTGTAAAACCATCTTCCGTAGTGTTGTATATACCTGCCAAATAAAAAGGTTCTCTATTCTTTTTTTCAACTAAATAATTTTGTACTGTATTTGTCTCTAATTTGTGAGCATAAAAGCCGGTTGCTAAAACTAAACACCTTCTATTTTTTAAAGATTTTGTAAATAATACATTGTTAAATATATCTTCAACTCTTGTGTGTAGTGTTCTTTTTAGTTTTTGAAAATTTTTCCAGCTACCTTCAAAATTTTGAGGTAAAATACCCCAAATCCCATAGTTAATCTCAATTGGATTATCCATAGTAATAATAGAAACATTTTGCTCTTTTAATCCATCAATTTTTAATTTAGGTTTATAAAGATATGGATGCTTAAATTTTATTTTAGCAAAATCCTCTATAGTAGTTCTACTTGCTATGTTAGATAATTTATAATTCATTTTCTTCTATTTATTAAGAACAAAAATAATTTTACTACACTCTTTTTTTTAACGCATATCAATATAAAATTTGCTCATTTAAAAAAAACGCCTTTAGCAGATGAGTTAATAATTAACGTATTAGAGCAAAACAACAGTATTCTTTCAACATAACTTTGCTGTGTGCAAAAACTGTACACACAATTAATATTAACCTTAAAACTTATATTATGTTACGTTGGTCAATCACATTTATTATTATAGCAATTGTTGCAGGAATTTTAGGATTCTCGGGAATTGCAGGAACAGCAACAGGAATTGCAAAGATTCTATTTTTCATCTTTATTGTATTATTTATAATATCATTATTAAGAGGAAAAAAAGCAATTTAAATTATAGATTTCAAAATATTATTAAGAAGAATGATTTTTAATCATTCTTCTTTTGTTTTTATTGAACATAATTTAACATAAACACCTTGAAAAGTTAATTTTTTACGAAATGAGCAAAGAACGAATTCAAATGAGCAAATGTAGACTCTATCTACTCCATACATTTGTAGTGTAGTTGTTTAACAACCAACTTAAAAGATGTAAAGTAGTAAGCATCAAAAAAATAAATTACTTAAAAATTAAAAACATATATATTATGAAAAATTTCATTTTAACCTTAACATTATTATCAACCGGAATTTTATTTGCACAAGAAAATGTAGTGCAAGTAGATTTAATAGAAAAAACAAAAAATGTAACTCTTGTGGCTATCGAAGATGGAAAATCTGTTGAAAAAGATGTAAAAATAATTACATTAAAAGAAACAGAAGTAAGACTTAATCCAAATCAAAAACACATGTTAAATCAACAAAGAATTGAAACACCAATTAGTGTTACTAAAATTGTTATGATTAACGAAGATGAAGATGCTTATTATGACAGAGCCGTAAAAGTAAGTTATTCTTTACCTGCAGGAACAGCTTTAGCAAAAGACTCTACTATTAATTTAACCAAAATAATCCACAGTTCAGATACTGATGAATCAGAAGATAAAAATTATACCGGTTCTGGATATTTTAATCAAGAAGGAGAATTTATCGCTTCTTATTATGATGATTATAAATTGAATTTAGAAGCATTTTAATAATTTAAATACTACATATCCTAAAGGATGGTTTCTTACCATCCTTTTTTATAAAAGCTAACTTAAAGTTAAAAACAATGAATTACTTAAACATACAAACAGAAAAAATATTACCTGTAGCTAAGGAATTAAATCAATTATTAGCAGATTATCACATTTACTATCAGAAATTGAGAAACTTCCATTGGAATATCACAGGGAAAAACTTCTTTGAATTACATGAAAAATTTGAAGAAATGTACATAGATGCAAGAGCCAAAATAGATGAAATAGCTGAAAGAATAGTTACATTACAATATCATCCTATAAGTAGATATAGTAAGTATTTAAAAATTTCTTCAATATCAGAAGAAACACCTTTTAAAACAGATAGAGACATGGTTAATACATTATTGGAAGACCATAAAACATTATTAATTCAAATGAATAATGTCATAAAAAAAGCTGAAGATGCAAAAGATGAAGGAACAATAGATATAATAGGCGGTTACATTGGTCAGTTAGAAAAAACTAGTTGGATGCTAAACGCATGGTCTAAAAATACTGTAGAACAATTTAAAAACGAAATAATATTATCATAAAAACAGAAAAAATAATGCAAGCAGAAAAAGCAATAAACAAAGCAACAAATACAATAGACAACTGGTGGAACTCTTTATTAAGTAACCTTCCTAATATTATTGTAGCCATATTAGTTTTAACAATATCTTTTTTTATATCTCAAAAAGTGAGTATACTAATTGAAAAAATTGTTTCAAAAAAAGTAAAAAAGAAAGCCGTTAGTGGTGTTATTAGTAAAATTATTTCTGTAATAATAATATTGGCTGGTTTATTTATTGCATTAAATATTTTAAATTTAGACGAAGCACTTACCTCTTTATTAACTACAGCGGGTATTGCTGGTGCAGTTATTGGTTTATCTTTACAAGGAACATTATCTAATACTATTTCTGGTATTGTTTTATCTTTTAGAGAACGTATTAAAATTGGAAACTGGGTAGAAACTAATGGATTTTCCGGTGAAGTTATAGATATAAATTTAAAAGAGTTTGTATTAAAAGAAGCCGATAATAACATTGTAATTATCCCCAATAAAGATGTTTTAGAAAGCCCTTTAAAAAACT of the Tenacibaculum todarodis genome contains:
- a CDS encoding SOS response-associated peptidase family protein, producing MNYKLSNIASRTTIEDFAKIKFKHPYLYKPKLKIDGLKEQNVSIITMDNPIEINYGIWGILPQNFEGSWKNFQKLKRTLHTRVEDIFNNVLFTKSLKNRRCLVLATGFYAHKLETNTVQNYLVEKKNREPFYLAGIYNTTEDGFTTCSIINTDANKKLNSINNIYDVMPLQIPGIFKNKWLNKKTSLEEIKYLISKPYRTKFNIQKIVSN
- a CDS encoding DUF1328 domain-containing protein; translation: MLRWSITFIIIAIVAGILGFSGIAGTATGIAKILFFIFIVLFIISLLRGKKAI
- a CDS encoding Dps family protein, with the translated sequence MNYLNIQTEKILPVAKELNQLLADYHIYYQKLRNFHWNITGKNFFELHEKFEEMYIDARAKIDEIAERIVTLQYHPISRYSKYLKISSISEETPFKTDRDMVNTLLEDHKTLLIQMNNVIKKAEDAKDEGTIDIIGGYIGQLEKTSWMLNAWSKNTVEQFKNEIILS
- a CDS encoding mechanosensitive ion channel family protein produces the protein MQAEKAINKATNTIDNWWNSLLSNLPNIIVAILVLTISFFISQKVSILIEKIVSKKVKKKAVSGVISKIISVIIILAGLFIALNILNLDEALTSLLTTAGIAGAVIGLSLQGTLSNTISGIVLSFRERIKIGNWVETNGFSGEVIDINLKEFVLKEADNNIVIIPNKDVLESPLKNYSLTTRMRVRLECGVGYESDLDKVEALTKETIAKAFDQVLSNENVEFYYTEFGGSSINFLCRFWIDAENSLEKLIAKNNAIKEIKKAFDKAGINIPFPIRTLQFDNTLDVSK